ATGATTTATTCATCACCAGAAGGTGGCTTTGTTAGCGAAATAAAAGAATTACCTGGTTGTTTAAGCCAAGGAGAGACAAAAGAAGAATCTTTAAAAATGATTGAAGATGCTAAAAGAGCATGGATTGATATTGCTTTGCAAGATGGTGACGAAATTCCCGAGCCAACAGATACAACAAAAAAAATGATGAAAACTCGTTGACAATGATTTGACAAAGGCGTAAAATCGAGCTATAGGGGTCTGTCCAGTACCAAATTTAATATAACGTCAAAAGGTCGTAAGTCTTGATTAAGACTAGCGGCCTTTGTTTTATAAAATAACAAGTCGCATAAAAATGTCATGAAAATGTCATCTTTCTGACATTTTTTATTGAACAATATTATATAGGGCTTTTAAAATCTCGCAATTTTTTGCGAGCTTTTTTTTATTTCAAAAAATATTTAGAATCCCTATTATTTTCTCTGAAAGTTAATTTATATAATTGTTGGAGGTGGAAAAAATGAAAAAATTTATAAAAATGATAATTACTTACATTATAAAAAAAATGATTGATTCCTTATTTTTATAAGCATCAATTTAAAATACAAAAGATAAATAATTAAATTTTTATTGTCCACTATATTGAGGAGTGAAGGTTGTCGTATTGTCACATATGAAGGAACAAGGGATTATATATTAAGATGTAAAAATTCCGTAAGGCGCACTTAGGCATAACTAAAGTTATGCGTGCTTAATGCCTTACTTTGGGTAAGGCAATTTCCTGGTTAATGTACCCTTCGGGCCATGCCACTTTTCGAACCTTCGGTTATGTAGAAGGTTTCAATCAAAGATCAAATTTCTATCCGCCTTCGCTCGGCCCTTAGTTGTTTGTTTTTGTTCTCGTTCATAGTTTGTTATAGGAAACAACTCCTTTGAGTCACTAACACGCTCTAGGAGCGTAGAAGGGAACGTTCTAGCCTATCGACCGCAGTCGATGTTAGCCCCTCAGGGCGGTGTCCTCTATGAGATATTGAACGATGAAGAAAAGCATCAATCAAAAGGAGAGAAGGAAACGGAAAATAACCTTTGACCTTTGACTAAAAAAATCCTCGTGGAAGCTTAACTTATAAGTAAAAACTAACAATAGCGGTAGCATATTAAAACTATAAAGAAAATATAATGCCAACTATTGACATGTGATGACTTTTTCGTTATCATAATGTATAGATTGATGACTTAAAAGTCATCATAAATATAGGAGGGCTGTCTAATGTACGAAATCATTTTCTACGAAGACGCCCATGGAAATTCCCCAGTTGACGAACTCATCAGCAAGCTCGACCAAAAAGCGGAAAAAAATAACAAAGATGCTCGAATCCAGCTAAAGCAAATCATGTACCAAATCGATGTCCTTGAAAACGTCGGAACTCGTTGTTCTAGCGAATATGTAAAATACATTCGTAATGACATATGGGAACTCCGACCGGGTGACAATCGAATTTTGTTATTCGGCTGGAAGAATAACAAAATCGTCCTTTTACATTCATTCCGCAAAACAACAAATGAGACACCAAGAAGACAAATCGAGCGAGCTGAAAGAGAAATCCAAGACTGGGTAAGTAGACATGGGAAGTAGAGGGGGATAATCCCCCTCCCTGAAAAGGGAAAATGATGACGAAGAATTAGAGAAGCGCATTTAGCTCGAAAGAGAACGAACGAATCATTAAATTTAAAAGGAGGTGCGAATATGAGAACGTGGAACGATGTTAGAGGAAAAATAAAATCAATTAGTCAAGAAGAAAAAGATGAAATCAAATTATCTGCTAAGTTAGTTGGTCAACTTATTACAAGACGTGAGGAATTAGGCATATCGCAAAGACAATTATCTATAAGATCAGGCTTACAACAAGCCTCAATTGCTAGACTTGAGAAATATAATGCTATTCCTCGCATCGACACATTCGCAAGATTATCAAAATCATTAGGTTTGGAGATCCAACTTGTGGCAACAAACCCAAGTAAGGAGTAACATGAATTAGGAGATATTTAGTTTAGAGAACCCAATTGTTAGTGGTCCTTAACTATCTAGAGGAGTGATCACCAAGGAAAGTATTTAATAATAAGTATTCAGAATTATAGTTACCGGAAACTAGAGATTTACTGAAGAAGAGTAGGCGTACGATGCCTACTCTTCTTAATTTTCAATATGAATTTTTAAAAAACAGAAAAGCCCACCAATCGCATAAGACCGTCGAAAGCATTTGCGATAAGTGAGCCAGCTACTTAGTAAGGGGAATTTCCCTATTTATAAGTAATATATCACATTTAAAACCATAAAAACATAACTATAGTTAACAAAACCGAAATATATCGCGTTTTCGTGAATTATCTCTGTTTTTCGCTAGAATTTGAAATAAAAATAGTCGCAAAAAAACCCCATTTATGGTAAGATTTAAGTGCTTAAGTCAAATCTAAAACATAAAAGGGGGTTCTCTGCTTGAATTCTATTCAATTGGTTAGTTCTAGTATACCCAATAAAACCGAACTTAGCAACATTTTTAAAGAAAAATCCGTCGAAATCCTCTTGGTAAAGGAAAAGAAATCCTCCCCTTTTTTAAGTGGCGAAAAAGCCTCTTTAACCTATACCACAGAAGGGTTTGAAGGTGTAGAAAAACCTAGAAATTTAAAATCACATTTTGATTCGAATTTATCCTTGTCAAAAATGAAAGAATCCGATGACTCACATAAAAATCTTCATAACAAATATATGAGACAAAATAAATCCCGAAAAATTCTCTATGCTTTTGAAAGATTGATCTTAGATACTGATCCTCAATACTCACATTTGACCGAATTAGAACGTCACTATAAAGCTATGAATTCTCATTCGACTATAAAGTGTTTACGTGTCAAAACTCGTAACTCTGACAATGTAGGGATTCGCGTAGATCATAAACATAAAAAAGCTCATTATACTGGTGTTATGGTTTGTGGAAGTCCTTGGGCGTGTCCGTTGTGTGCTAGTAAAATTCAAAATCGTAGGGCAATTGAAATCCAGGAGGCTTTTAAATGGGCATATAGGGACAAGCAGTTTCAAATGATGATGGTCACTCTCACCTTTCCACATGGAATTGCTGATGATTTGGGCGAGATGATGGAGAAACTTAAAATAGCTATGGTTTATTTTAGAAAAGGTGCAAATTACGATAAGTTTAAAAAAAGTATCGGATATCAAGGCATGATTAAAGCCCAGGAAATTACTTGGGGACAAATTAACGGATGGCATCCACATACTCATGAATTGCAAATTATAAATTATGATATTGATCAAAAAGAAGAAAAGAGAATTAGCAAGTTTATCTTGAATCAATGGGAAATGGCTTGTAAAAAAGCAGGGCTGCTTAAACATGGCAGTATTGCTGATTTCCGCAAAAAAGCCGTACATATCATATTTCATGCTAAAGATTCCGATTACCTGGCTAAACTCAATAATGAAGATCGAGCCTGGGGAGC
The Pelosinus sp. IPA-1 genome window above contains:
- a CDS encoding type II toxin-antitoxin system HicB family antitoxin codes for the protein MNKTFEYYMSLPYTVMIYSSPEGGFVSEIKELPGCLSQGETKEESLKMIEDAKRAWIDIALQDGDEIPEPTDTTKKMMKTR
- a CDS encoding type II toxin-antitoxin system RelE/ParE family toxin produces the protein MYEIIFYEDAHGNSPVDELISKLDQKAEKNNKDARIQLKQIMYQIDVLENVGTRCSSEYVKYIRNDIWELRPGDNRILLFGWKNNKIVLLHSFRKTTNETPRRQIERAEREIQDWVSRHGK
- a CDS encoding helix-turn-helix transcriptional regulator, with the protein product MRTWNDVRGKIKSISQEEKDEIKLSAKLVGQLITRREELGISQRQLSIRSGLQQASIARLEKYNAIPRIDTFARLSKSLGLEIQLVATNPSKE
- a CDS encoding protein rep, with protein sequence MNSIQLVSSSIPNKTELSNIFKEKSVEILLVKEKKSSPFLSGEKASLTYTTEGFEGVEKPRNLKSHFDSNLSLSKMKESDDSHKNLHNKYMRQNKSRKILYAFERLILDTDPQYSHLTELERHYKAMNSHSTIKCLRVKTRNSDNVGIRVDHKHKKAHYTGVMVCGSPWACPLCASKIQNRRAIEIQEAFKWAYRDKQFQMMMVTLTFPHGIADDLGEMMEKLKIAMVYFRKGANYDKFKKSIGYQGMIKAQEITWGQINGWHPHTHELQIINYDIDQKEEKRISKFILNQWEMACKKAGLLKHGSIADFRKKAVHIIFHAKDSDYLAKLNNEDRAWGADKEMASASTKKGRMTGLSPFQILDQSDENEEFQNLYLEYALKMKGKRQLVWSKGLKEKVGIKDKTDEELALEESSESDLLALFTNEQWYIVLKNKDRAYVQWLAVNYGFEGLAQYFEKHGSILNAPVFHKESSLENRNDDG